From the Oncorhynchus nerka isolate Pitt River linkage group LG28, Oner_Uvic_2.0, whole genome shotgun sequence genome, one window contains:
- the LOC115116667 gene encoding proteasome subunit alpha type-1-like: MFRNQYDNDVTVWSPQGRIHQIEYAMEAVKQGSATVGLKSRSHAVLVALKRAQSELAAHQKKILHVDSHIGISIAGLTADARLLCNFMRQECLDSRFVFDRPLPVSRLVTLIGSKTQIPTQRYGRRPYGVGLLIAGYDDMGPHIFQTCPSANYFDCKAMSIGARSQSARTYLERHMDTFLDCELNDLVQHGLRGLRETLPAEQDLTTKNVSVGIVGKDMEFTIYDDGDVASFLEGLEERPQRRVAQPDDEVVAEKPEEPMEL; the protein is encoded by the exons ATG TTCCGCAACCAGTATGACAATGATGTCACCGTTTGGAGTCCACAG GGGCGTATTCATCAGATTGAATATGCTATGGAAGCAGTGAAACAAGGATCTGCCACAGTGGGTCTGAAATCTCGCAGTCATGCTGTGCTTGTGGCTCTGAAG AGAGCTCAGTCCGAGTTGGCTGCCCATCAGAAGAAAATTCTACATGTCGACAGCCATATTGGCATCTCCATTGCTGGCCTCACTGCTGATGCAAGGCTACTCTG CAACTTTATGCGTCAGGAGTGCCTGGACTCCAGGTTTGTGTTTGATCGGCCTCTCCCTGTGTCCCGCTTGGTCACACTAATTGGAAGCA AAACCCAGATCCCTACACAGAGATATGGAAGAAGGCCTTATGGTGTGGGTTTACTCATCGCAGGATATGAT GATATGGGGCCACACATTTTCCAGACCTGCCCCTCTGCCAACTACTTTGATTGCAAGGCCATGTCCATAGGGGCCCGCTCCCAGTCTGCACGTACCTACCTGGAAAGACATATGGACACTTTTCTCGACT GTGAACTGAATGACCTGGTTCAACATGGCCTCCGGGGACTGAGAGAAACTCTACCTGCAGAACAAGATCTTACCACAAAG AATGTGTCCGTAGGGATTGTTGGCAAGGACATGGAGTTCACCATCTACGATGATGGCGATGTGGCATCATTCCTTGAAGGCCTTGAGGAGAGGCCACAGAGAAGG GTTGCCCAGCCAGACGACGAGGTGGTAGCAGAGAAGCCAGAAGAGCCCATGGAGCTCTGA